Genomic window (Bacteroides sp.):
AGATTGTGTTTGATGCTGAGTTGAATCCTTTTCTGAAAATGGTGGCTTCAGGGCCTTTGCAAAACCTTGTCAATATGCTGGCTGATAAACTGGAAGACATTTTTGCAAAGAGGTCAGAATAGAAACCTGACTTCTTTGATGTCGAAATTTAATAGCTGGCCCCCGCTTTCTCTGATCAGGATCCGTCCATATTCGTCAATCCCGGTTATTTCTCCTGAAAATTCTTTTTCTTCGTGCGAAAAACGCCTGGTTTCTCCGAACCCCAGCAAGTGGTTCAGGTAGGATTCCCTGATCTGTTTATGGTTTTCATTTTGGAGCACCCGATACCACCATGAAATTGAGCTGAAGACGGTTTCAAAGACCTTTGAGAGCTCAAATTCAGTTCCCGTGATGGTTTTGATTGACAGGGCATTGGGTGCGTCATTCGAGAATTGATCCTGGTTCACGTTGATCCCGATGCCGGCTACAGCCACGAGCAAGCGGTTTCCCATGATCTGGTTTTCGATAAGGGTGCCCGAAACTTTGCGGTCTTTCCAATAAATATCGTTTGGCCATTTAACCAGTACATTCTCCTTCGGAGTTAGCAATTCAGCGATGCCATCCCTGACCCCCAGGGCGATGGCCTGGTTTAACAGGAACTGGTTGGCGGGAGGTAGGAAGACCGGACGGAGTATGACAGAGAAGGTAAGGTTTTTGCCGGGTTCGCTTTCCC
Coding sequences:
- a CDS encoding biotin--[acetyl-CoA-carboxylase] ligase — its product is MMESKALRIIHLETTDSTNREAFRLLGTSSPPEGTAIVAMHQYSGRGQGQASWESEPGKNLTFSVILRPVFLPPANQFLLNQAIALGVRDGIAELLTPKENVLVKWPNDIYWKDRKVSGTLIENQIMGNRLLVAVAGIGINVNQDQFSNDAPNALSIKTITGTEFELSKVFETVFSSISWWYRVLQNENHKQIRESYLNHLLGFGETRRFSHEEKEFSGEITGIDEYGRILIRESGGQLLNFDIKEVRFLF